A window of the Brassica napus cultivar Da-Ae chromosome A2, Da-Ae, whole genome shotgun sequence genome harbors these coding sequences:
- the LOC125580538 gene encoding alpha-glucan phosphorylase 1-like, translating to MDTMRISAGAEKIPVKCNSLSSLVTRRWRTKTFPARIRTWRLLSVKSISTNPKTLVTDSEQVASSIKHHSEFTPLFSPEKFELPKAFFATAQSVRDALIVNWNATYEYYNRVNPKQAYYLSMEFLQGRALSNAVGNLGLTGAYGDALKSLGFELESVAGQEPDPALGNGGLGRLASCFLDSLATLNYPAWGYGLRYKYGLFKQIITKDGQEEAAEDWLELSNPWEIVRNDVSYPVKFYGKVVFGSDGKKRWIGGEDVVAVAYDVPIPGYKTKTTINLRLWSTKAPSGDFDLSSYNSGKHTEAAEALFNAEKICYVLYPGDESDEGKALRLKQQYTLCSASLQDIVARFETRSGGSVNWEEFPEKVAVQMNDTHPTLCIPELMRILMDLKGLSWEDAWRITQRTVAYTNHTVLPEALEKWSLELMEKLLPRHVEIIEKIDEELVSTIVSEYGTENPDLLKEKLKAMRILENVELPSAFADVIVKPESKPAIAEKTVDQTKDSKEDAQTVVKKEVEEEETAGVIAEVIPEPPKMVRMANLAVVGGHAVNGVAEIHSEIVKTDVFNDFVKLWPDKFQNKTNGVTPRRWIRFCNPYLSDIITNWIGTEDWVLNTEKLAELRKFADDEDLQSEWRAAKKKNKLKVVSLIKERTGYTVNPDAMFDIQIKRIHEYKRQLLNILGIVYRYKKMKEMSASERKKAFVPRVCIFGGKAFATYVQAKRIVKFITDVGSTINHDPEIGDLLKVIFVPDYNVSVAELLIPASELSQHISTAGMEASGTSNMKFSMNGCILIGTLDGANVEIREEVGEENFFLFGAKADEIVDLRKERAEGKFVPDPSFEEVKQFVRSGVFGSNKYDELIGSLEGNEGFGRADYFLVGKDFPSYVECQEKVDKAYRDQKRWTRMSILNTAGSSKFSSDRTIHEYAKDIWNIKQVELP from the exons ATGGATACGATGCGAATCTCCGCCGGAGCTGAGAAGATTCCGGTGAAATGCAACTCCCTGTCGAGCCTCGTCACTCGTCGCTGGAGAACGAAGACGTTCCCGGCGAGGATCAGAACCTGGCGACTTTTATCGGTGAAATCTATCTCCACCAATCCCAAGACTCTAGTCACCGATTCCGAACAAG TAGCCTCGAGCATCAAGCACCACTCTGAGTTCACGCCTCTCTTCTCTCCCGAGAAGTTCGAGCTGCCTAAGGCTTTCTTCGCCACTGCACAGAGCGTCAGAGACGCTCTGATCGTGAACTGGAACGCTACTTATGAGTATTACAACAGAGTGAATCCTAAACAGGCTTACTATCTGTCTATGGAGTTTCTGCAG GGTAGAGCCTTGTCGAATGCAGTTGGTAACCTTGGTCTTACTGGTGCTTACGGTGATGCTTTGAAGAGTCTTGGCTTTGAATTAGAAAGTGTAGCTGGTCAG GAGCCAGATCCTGCACTTGGGAACGGTGGACTGGGGAGACTCGCCTCGTGTTTTTTGGACTCCCTAGCAACTTTGAATTATCCAGCTTGGGGTTATGGGCTTAGGTACAAGTACGGCTTGTTCAAACAGATTATCACAAAAGATGGACAGGAGGAAGCTGCAGAAGACTGGCTTGAG CTAAGCAATCCTTGGGAGATAGTCAGAAACGATGTCTCATATCCAGTAAAGTTCTATGGGAAAGTGGTTTTTGGATCAGATGGTAAGAAACGGTGGATTGGTGGTGAAGACGTTGTGGCTGTTGCTTATGATGTTCCTATCCCTGGCTATAAAACCAAGACTACTATCAATCTACGTCTCTGGTCAACAAAGGCCCCTTCAGGAGATTTTGATTTGTCTTCGTATAACTCTGGCAAGCACACTGAGGCAGCAGAAGCTCTATTCAACGCTGAAAAG ATTTGCTATGTGCTTTATCCTGGAGATGAGTCAGATGAAGGAAAGGCTCTTAGGCTGAAGCAACAGTACACTCTGTGCTCAGCCTCGCTTCAAGATATCGTAGCACGTTTTGAGACGAGGTCTGGAGGGAGTGTTAACTGGGAAGAGTTTCCAGAGAAGGTTGCGGTGCAGATGAATGACACTCACCCAACGCTGTGCATTCCTGAGCTTATGAGGATTCTAATGGATTTGAAAGGACTTAGCTGGGAGGACGCTTGGAGAATCACACAGAG GACTGTGGCATACACAAACCATACAGTTCTGCCTGAGGCATTGGAGAAGTGGAGTTTAGAACTAATGGAGAAATTGCTCCCTCGTCATGTGGAGATCATTGAAAAGATTGATGAGGAG CTTGTTAGCACCATTGTTTCTGAGTATGGCACTGAAAATCCTGACCTGCTCAAGGAGAAACTGAAGGCAATGAGGATATTAGAAAACGTCGAGTTGCCTTCTGCCTTTGCAGATGTGATTGTAAAGCCAGAGAGCAAACCAGCTATTGCAGAAAAGACCGTAGACCagaccaaagattctaaagaaGATGCTCAAACTGTGGTGAAAAAGGaagtagaagaggaagaaacTGCTGGCGTCATAGCGGAAGTTATCCCAGAACCACCAAAGATGGTCCGTATGGCCAACCTCGCTGTTGTTGGTGGTCATGCTGTAAATGGGGTTGCAGAGATACACAGTGAAATAGTGAAAACCGATGTTTTTAATGATTTCGTTAAG TTGTGGCCAGATAAATTCCAGAATAAAACCAACGGAGTAACACCAAGGCGATGGATTCGTTTTTGTAACCCGTACTTAAGTGATATTATAACTAACTGGATAGGCACAGAAGACTGGGTCTTAAACACTGAAAAGCTTGCGGAACTAAGAAAG TTTGCAGATGATGAAGATCTTCAATCTGAGTGGAGGgcagcaaagaagaagaacaagttgaAGGTTGTATCACTAATCAAGGAAAGAACTGGATATACTGTCAACCCGGATGCAATGTTCGACATTCAG ATCAAGCGTATCCACGAGTACAAGCGACAACTGCTTAACATCTTGGGAATAGTTTATCGCTACAAAAAGATGAAGGAAATGAGTGCAAGTGAGAGGAAGAAGGCATTTGTTCCAAGAGTTTGCATATTTGGGGGAAAAGCATTCGCCACATATGTGCAAGCTAAGAGAATTGTGAAGTTCATCACAGATGTTGGGTCTACAATTAACCATGATCCTGAAATTGGTGACCTGCTTAAG GTTATCTTTGTTCCTGATTACAATGTCAGTGTTGCTGAATTGCTCATCCCAGCAAGCGAGCTTTCTCAACACATCAG TACCGCTGGAATGGAAGCGAGCGGGACAAGCAACATGAAGTTTTCTATGAACGGTTGCATTTTGATTGGAACTTTGGATGGCGCCAATGTGGAGATCAGAGAAGAAGTTGGGGAAGAAAACTTCTTCCTCTTTGGTGCTAAAGCTGATGAGATTGTGGACCTCAGGAAAGAGAGAGCAGAGGGAAAG TTTGTTCCAGATCCTAGTTTTGAAGAAGTCAAGCAATTCGTTAGAAGCGGTGTCTTTGGCTCAAACAAATACGATGAACTGATTGGCTCTTTGGAAGGAAACGAAGGCTTTGGAAGAGCTGATTACTTCCTTGTTGGCAAAGACTTTCCTAGCTACGTTGAATGCCAAGAAAAAGTTGACAAGGCATACCGTGACCAGAAA AGATGGACGAGAATGTCAATCTTGAACACAGCAGGTTCATCCAAGTTTAGCAGTGATAGGACGATCCATGAGTATGCCAAAGACATATGGAATATTAAGCAAGTTGAACTTCCTTGA
- the LOC125580539 gene encoding expansin-A23-like, giving the protein MNRSMSLVMLLAILVSVADAAWEDAHATFYGDISGKETMQGACGYGDLFQEGYGLETAALSTALFNNGQTCGACFELTCVNSQWCKQNAGTIRITATNFCPPNYTPPVDIHWCNPPNKHFDLSMKMFTSIAEYKSGIVPVKFRRVKCQKRGGVRFEVKGNPNFIMVLVYNVGGAGDVNSLAIKGHKSNWISMQRNWGQNWNTGVGLVGQRLSFTVKTSDGRSLTFYDVASESWGFGQTFEAKSNFY; this is encoded by the exons ATGAATCGATCAATGTCTTTGGTTATGTTACTGGCGATTCTTGTCTCTGTGGCTGACGCTGCGTGGGAAGACGCTCACGCTACGTTTTACGGCGACATTAGCGGCAAAGAAACCATGC AAGGAGCATGTGGTTATGGAGATCTATTCCAAGAAGGTTATGGGTTAGAAACGGCGGCGCTAAGCACGGCGCTCTTCAACAACGGCCAAACATGCGGTGCTTGTTTCGAGCTAACGTGTGTAAATTCACAATGGTGTAAACAAAACGCCGGTACAATCAGAATCACAGCAACCAACTTCTGCCCACCCAACTACACCCCACCGGTTGATATCCACTGGTGCAACCCTCCTAACAAGCACTTCGATCTATCCATGAAGATGTTCACTTCCATCGCCGAGTACAAAAGTGGGATCGTTCCTGTGAAGTTCAGGAGAGTGAAGTGTCAGAAGAGAGGTGGTGTGAGGTTTGAGGTCAAgggaaaccctaatttcattATGGTTTTGGTGTATAACGTTGGAGGAGCTGGAGATGTTAACAGCCTGGCTATTAAGGGGCATAAGAGTAACTGGATCTCTATGCAGAGGAACTGGGGGCAGAATTGGAACACTGGTGTGGGTTTAGTCGGACAAAGACTCTCGTTTACAGTGAAGACCAGTGATGGTAGGAGCTTGACGTTCTATGATGTTGCGTCGGAGTCTTGGGGGTTCGGTCAAACTTTTGAAGCGAAATCAAACTTTTATTAG
- the LOC106370138 gene encoding plant-specific TFIIB-related protein 2, with translation MDTCLDCKRATETVIDIRTGDTICTECSLVISDHYIDDSQEWRTFANDDNSSDRDPNRVGAPTNPLLKSGGIGTIIDKTTSNSKNDLCRVENLVRNSEEDMIVKACKEIKRMTDDLGLVSSVEFRACEIVSKLDGDYRKRLSRQKHFVAVCAASVSTACREMNLSRTLKEISMVAHGVSLKEINRASMAIRRLLESDQGETTDSSSCAAPQVIIKTRELVRRFCSKLNIKERETKAIGEAVEVAENYDIRRNPKSVLAAIIFMICQLSQKNRRPTREIAIAAEVVENTIKSSAKDMYPYASKIIPEWYASEEKVQRLGGIIGSWDAAKL, from the exons ATGGACACTTGCTTGGACTGCAAGAGAGCCACTGAAACAGTGATCGACATAAGAACCGGCGACACAATCTGCACAGAGTGTAGCCTCGTCATCTCCGATCACTACATCGACGACAGCCAAGAATGGAGAACGTTCGCCAACGACGATAACAGCAGCGACCGAGACCCTAACCGCGTCGGTGCTCCTACCAACCCTCTTCTCAAATCCGGAGGTATCGGCACCATCATCGACAAAACTACCTCCAACTCCAAGAATGACTTGTGCCGCGTCGAGAATCTCGTCAGGAACTCTGAAGAGGATATGATCGTGAAAGCGTGCAAAGAAATCAAGAGAATGACGGATGATCTAGGTCTTGTTAGCAGTGTCGAGTTTAGGGCTTGCGAGATTGTGTCCAAGTTAGATGGTGACTATAGGAAGAGACTAAGCAGACAGAAACACTTTGTCGCTGTCTGCGCGGCTTCTGTTTCGACGGCTTGTCGTGAGATGAATCTCTCGAGGACGTTGAAAGAGATCTCTATGGTGGCTCACGGTGTGAGTTTGAAAGAAATAAATAGAGCTAGTATGGCTATAAGGCGTCTACTCGAGTCAGATCAAGGGGAGACGAcagattcttcttcttgtgctgcTCCTCAGGTGATTATCAAAACAAGAGAACTTGTACGCCGGTTCTGTTCTAAACTAAACATAAAGGAAAGAGAGACAAAGGCCATTGGAGAAGCTGTTGAAGTAGCTGAGAATTACGATATCCGGAGAAACCCTAAGTCGGTTCTTGCTGCTATTATCTTCATGATATGTCAGCTGTCTCAGAAAAATAGGAGACCTACTCGAG aaattGCGATCGCTGCGGAAGTTGTGGAGAATACTATCAAGAGCTCTGCTAAGGATATGTACCCGTACGCATCAAAGATTATACCCGAATGGTATGCTTCTGAAGAAAAGGTCCAGAGGTTAGGAGGTATCATAGGATCTTGGGATGCTGCAAAACTTTAA
- the LOC111208804 gene encoding uncharacterized protein LOC111208804, whose protein sequence is MPPRKRVVRTQSASASREGGDENVPPPVPPIDQDALRQMVQDAARQAAHEAVQQAVQEAARVAAQEVVRQMAAAQQVPPVQVQGHQQPPIQPVPPVQVQGQQQPPIQQVPEVDETLMQVMKQMKTVDLETFGGTVDPFQAYNWKHRLATCMQTINCPLRLCLNIAELYLRGNALVWWDGVQSMRDGDMTYEDFLIAFDKKYFPREALHQQKNAFEHLRQGTRSVREYEREFCQLRLFAGNNFDAEDLIRRFLDGMRVDLRGRCSMVTYTSLEDLVEKAAVQEACIAEEQKYSKAQPKTERTSGSPNMAGDQSGTPSCERCHRYHFGDCVMCFACGRLGHVAKYCRFTKVDGTGTGQVTAPTTLAAASKKCYGCGQPGHIFRDSPRGGRVENPSPAKRQAIAPREFAARGNERVEPADGMYLFTLVVYVCACCLLRLSCV, encoded by the coding sequence ATGCCGCCGCGTAAGAGAGTTGTTCGCACTCAGTCCGCTAGTGCTTCACGAGAGGGTGGAGATGAGAATGTGCCGCCACCGGTTCCACCGATTGATCAGGATGCCCTTAGGCAGATGGTGCAGGATGCTGCCAGACAGGCTGCACATGAGGCAGTTCAGCAAGCTGTCCAGGAGGCTGCTAGAGTAGCTGCACAGGAAGTGGTTAGGCAGATGGCTGCAGCTCAGCAGGTTCCGCCAGTTCAGGTTCAGGGGCATCAGCAGCCCCCTATTCAGCCGGTTCCACCAGTTCAGGTTCAGGGGCAGCAGCAGCCCCCTATTCAGCAGGTTCCTGAGGTTGATGAGACGCTTATGCAGGTGATGAAACAGATGAAAACTGTGGATTTGGAGACTTTTGGGGGAACAGTAGACCCTTTTCAGGCTTATAATTGGAAGCATAGATTAGCTACGTGTATGCAGACTATCAATTGTCCGTTGCGCCTTTGCCTTAATATCGCAGAGTTGTATCTGCGTGGGAATGCATTAGTATGGTGGGATGGAGTGCAATCGATGCGTGATGGCGATATGACTTATGAGGATTTCCTCATTGCGTTCGACAAGAAGTATTTTCCTAGAGAAGCATTGCACCAGCAGAAGAATGCTTTTGAGCATCTGAGGCAGGGTACTAGGAGTGTCAGAGAGTATGAGCGGGAGTTTTGCCAACTCCGCTTGTTTGCTGGTAATAATTTTGATGCGGAGGACTTGATCAGGAGATTCTTAGATGGGATGCGAGTTGATCTTCGCGGCAGGTGCAGTATGGTTACTTACACAAGCTTGGAGGATCTGGTAGAGAAGGCTGCTGTGCAGGAGGCATGTATTGCAGAGGAGCAGAAGTACTCTAAGGCCCAACCTAAGACTGAAAGAACTTCAGGGTCACCGAACATGGCAGGGGATCAGTCAGGAACACCCAGTTGTGAGCGCTGCCATCGCTACCATTTTGGAGATTGCGTCATGTGTTTTGCATGTGGGCGGTTAGGCCATGTGGCCAAGTATTGTCGATTTACAAAAGTGGATGGTACTGGTACCGGACAGGTTACAGCACCAACGACACTAGCAGCGGCTTCAAAGAAGTGTTATGGCTGTGGCCAGCCTGGTCACATTTTCAGGGATAGCCCGAGGGGGGGACGTGTAGAGAATCCATCACCAGCTAAGCGCCAGGCTATCGCACCACGAGAATTTGCAGCAAGAGGCAACGAGAGAGTTGAGCCGGCTGATGGTATGTATCTTTTCACCTTGGTAGTTTACGTTTGTGCATGTTGTCTTTTGCGGTTAtcatgtgtttaa